Proteins encoded within one genomic window of Candidatus Methylomirabilota bacterium:
- a CDS encoding long-chain fatty acid--CoA ligase, producing MATDTLARLFWDRVERSAGRPAQSFKQGAGWKTLTWREVGGIVREVALGLIAVGRQKGERVALLSTSRAEWVQADFAIFSAGCVTVPIYPTYPPDLIAYVVNDSEAKTLIVEDAAQLAKALEVREKMPGLEQIVVIAGYDAPQPPKMVLTWETLRRLGREGEAAHKSTLAERVGGTRSEELATIVYTSGTTGPPKGVVQTHGNHIAAVNASMQATPMEEGYVHLLFLPLAHSFARLESFLGVAHGLTTAFAENLDKLRDNLPEVRPHFICSVPRVFEKVYAGVLAAAEAGSPAKRKIFQWALSVGREVSRYQQRGQPVPFGLELRRKIAHKLVFSKLHARLGGRLLWGVSGGAPLARDIAEFFHAAGILILEGYGLTETCPALTFNRQDKYKFGSVGQALPGVELRIAPDGEILARGPNIATRGYFKQPDATKEVFEPDGWFHTGDIGRLDEDGFLFITDRKKDLIVTAGGMNIAPQNIENMLKADPFISQVMVYGDRRPYPVALITVSPEELNKFAHEHGILVTDAAVLAKHPKIVERVGRTVEEKNTQLQSYAKIKKFAVLPVDFSLDGGELTPTLKVKRKVVANKYMSVLDELYR from the coding sequence ATGGCTACCGATACACTCGCGCGCCTGTTCTGGGACCGGGTGGAGAGAAGCGCGGGCCGGCCCGCGCAGTCGTTCAAGCAGGGAGCCGGGTGGAAGACGCTCACCTGGCGCGAAGTTGGCGGGATCGTGCGGGAGGTCGCCCTCGGGCTCATCGCGGTCGGCCGCCAGAAGGGCGAGCGCGTCGCGCTCCTGTCGACGAGCCGCGCCGAGTGGGTCCAGGCCGACTTCGCGATCTTCAGCGCTGGCTGCGTCACGGTGCCGATCTATCCGACCTACCCGCCGGACCTCATCGCCTACGTGGTCAACGACTCGGAGGCGAAGACCCTGATCGTCGAGGACGCGGCCCAGCTCGCCAAGGCCCTGGAGGTGCGGGAGAAGATGCCGGGGCTCGAGCAGATCGTCGTCATCGCGGGCTACGACGCGCCGCAGCCGCCGAAGATGGTGCTGACGTGGGAGACGCTGCGCCGGCTCGGCCGCGAGGGTGAAGCCGCGCACAAGTCCACGCTCGCCGAGCGCGTGGGGGGGACCCGGTCCGAGGAGCTCGCGACGATCGTCTACACGTCGGGCACGACGGGGCCGCCGAAGGGCGTCGTGCAGACCCACGGCAACCACATCGCCGCCGTCAACGCGTCGATGCAGGCGACGCCGATGGAAGAGGGCTACGTCCACCTCCTCTTCCTTCCGCTCGCCCATTCGTTCGCGCGGCTCGAGTCGTTCCTGGGCGTGGCCCACGGCCTCACGACCGCGTTCGCCGAGAACCTCGACAAGCTGCGCGACAACCTCCCCGAGGTGCGCCCGCACTTCATCTGCAGCGTGCCGCGCGTCTTCGAGAAGGTCTACGCGGGCGTCCTCGCCGCGGCGGAGGCGGGCTCGCCGGCGAAGCGGAAGATCTTCCAGTGGGCGCTCTCGGTGGGACGCGAGGTGAGCCGCTACCAGCAGCGCGGCCAGCCCGTGCCCTTCGGGCTCGAGCTCCGGCGGAAGATCGCCCACAAGCTCGTCTTCTCGAAGCTCCACGCGCGGCTCGGCGGGCGCCTCCTCTGGGGCGTCTCGGGCGGCGCGCCGCTCGCGCGCGACATCGCCGAGTTCTTCCATGCCGCCGGCATCCTGATCCTCGAGGGCTACGGGCTCACGGAGACGTGCCCGGCGCTCACGTTCAACCGGCAGGACAAGTACAAGTTCGGCTCGGTGGGCCAGGCGCTCCCGGGCGTCGAGCTCAGGATCGCCCCGGACGGCGAGATCCTCGCGCGGGGGCCCAACATCGCGACGCGCGGCTACTTCAAGCAGCCCGACGCGACGAAGGAGGTCTTCGAGCCGGACGGCTGGTTCCACACGGGCGACATCGGCCGGCTCGACGAGGACGGCTTCCTCTTCATCACCGACCGGAAGAAGGACCTGATCGTCACCGCGGGCGGCATGAACATCGCGCCGCAGAACATCGAGAACATGCTGAAGGCCGATCCGTTCATCAGCCAGGTGATGGTCTACGGCGACCGGCGGCCGTACCCGGTGGCGCTCATCACGGTGAGCCCGGAGGAGCTCAACAAGTTCGCCCACGAGCACGGGATCCTCGTCACGGACGCGGCGGTGCTCGCCAAGCACCCCAAGATCGTCGAACGCGTGGGCCGCACGGTCGAGGAGAAGAACACCCAGCTCCAGTCCTACGCCAAGATCAAGAAGTTCGCCGTGCTTCCCGTCGACTTCTCGCTCGACGGCGGGGAGCTCACCCCCACGCTCAAGGTGAAGCGCAAGGTCGTGGCCAACAAGTACATGAGCGTGCTGGACGAGCTCTACCGCTGA
- a CDS encoding polyhydroxyalkanoate synthesis regulator DNA-binding domain-containing protein, which translates to MAYVIKRYSNRKLYDTQESRYVTLEEIEEMIRAGKEISVVDAASGEDLTAVTLTQIILENQRNHRSGLPTAFLHQLIKHGEAWQEFVQRSMKSSLEGVVSNQREMERVFQEWASRSGWGAMMPSAARAEAKRDGEPEADRLREEVASLRERLRSLEERLEKRKSQAK; encoded by the coding sequence ATGGCGTACGTCATCAAGCGGTACTCGAATAGGAAGCTCTACGACACGCAGGAGAGTCGGTACGTGACGCTCGAAGAGATCGAGGAGATGATCCGGGCGGGCAAGGAGATCTCGGTGGTGGACGCGGCGTCCGGCGAGGACCTCACCGCGGTGACGCTCACGCAGATCATCCTCGAGAACCAGCGCAACCATCGGAGCGGCCTGCCGACCGCCTTTCTCCACCAGCTCATCAAGCACGGCGAGGCGTGGCAGGAGTTCGTCCAGCGGTCCATGAAGTCGAGCCTGGAGGGGGTCGTCTCGAACCAGCGCGAGATGGAGCGCGTGTTCCAGGAGTGGGCGAGCCGCTCCGGGTGGGGCGCCATGATGCCCAGCGCCGCCCGCGCGGAGGCGAAGCGCGACGGCGAGCCCGAGGCCGATCGGCTGCGCGAAGAGGTGGCGTCGCTGCGCGAGCGGCTCCGCTCGCTCGAAGAGCGTCTCGAGAAGCGGAAGAGCCAGGCGAAATAG
- a CDS encoding SDR family oxidoreductase gives MTLAGRVAVVTGASRGLGRAIAQALAGAGADVALAGRSKKDLDDTAALVRQGGRRALVAPTDVAAYAEVEALMRRAVQELGRLDIVVNNAGVARVAPLAEMTPEDWRFMVDVNLTGVFNGCRAAAPHLIAQKSGKVINVASVLGHVGLPGYTVYGATKGGVIALTRALGVEWARHGIQVNAIAPGWFATDMTDPAFSDPRINERLTRDIPMRRIGRPEEIGPLAVYLASDASAFMTGQTVFLDGGHSAG, from the coding sequence CTGACGCTCGCGGGCCGGGTCGCCGTCGTCACGGGCGCCTCCCGAGGGCTCGGGCGGGCGATCGCCCAGGCGCTCGCGGGCGCGGGCGCGGACGTGGCGCTGGCCGGGCGCTCGAAGAAGGACCTGGACGACACCGCGGCGCTCGTCCGGCAGGGCGGGCGCCGCGCGCTCGTCGCGCCGACCGACGTCGCAGCCTACGCCGAGGTCGAGGCGCTCATGCGCCGGGCGGTCCAGGAGCTCGGCCGCCTCGACATCGTCGTGAACAACGCGGGCGTCGCCCGGGTCGCGCCGCTCGCCGAGATGACGCCCGAGGACTGGCGCTTCATGGTGGACGTGAACCTCACGGGCGTCTTCAACGGCTGCCGCGCCGCGGCGCCCCACCTGATCGCGCAGAAGTCCGGCAAGGTGATCAACGTCGCGTCCGTGCTGGGGCACGTGGGGCTGCCCGGCTACACGGTCTACGGCGCGACCAAGGGCGGGGTGATCGCCCTCACGAGGGCGCTCGGCGTCGAGTGGGCGCGCCACGGGATCCAGGTGAACGCGATCGCCCCCGGGTGGTTCGCGACCGACATGACGGATCCCGCGTTCTCGGACCCGAGGATCAACGAGCGGCTGACGCGCGACATCCCGATGCGACGGATCGGCAGGCCCGAGGAGATCGGGCCGCTGGCGGTCTATCTGGCGTCCGACGCGTCGGCTTTCATGACGGGACAGACGGTCTTCCTCGACGGCGGCCACTCGGCGGGGTAG
- a CDS encoding zinc-binding dehydrogenase, with the protein MRAAVLHGPRDLRVQSAPAPEPGAGEALVRVTLAGLCGTDHRIFTGERPVRYPRVMGHEMVGRLAATGERVVVEPNFACGVCPLCREGNRNLCLSRTAVGIDVDGGFAELVRVPTRCCWPAPAAVADEDLLLTEPLAVVVRAVNRGAPRAGETAAVVGGGTLGLLALQVLRARGARVLVASRTDRRLALAGELGAEATHALAGGPLDAAARRFSGREGVDLVVETAGTAEAVTQALTLVRPGGRVVLTGLPHEPTAVAFFSVVRREVTITGSMIYQDEFPEALRLIAAGAVRTRPLVTHRFKLDMIRDAFTAHADPSSIKVALEI; encoded by the coding sequence ATGAGGGCCGCCGTCCTCCACGGTCCGCGCGACCTGCGGGTCCAAAGCGCCCCGGCGCCCGAGCCCGGCGCCGGCGAGGCGCTCGTCCGCGTCACGCTCGCGGGCCTCTGCGGGACCGACCACCGCATCTTCACGGGCGAGCGCCCGGTCCGTTATCCGCGCGTGATGGGTCACGAGATGGTCGGCCGGCTCGCGGCGACCGGTGAGCGCGTGGTGGTCGAGCCGAACTTCGCCTGCGGCGTGTGCCCGCTCTGCCGCGAAGGGAACCGGAACCTGTGCCTCTCGCGCACCGCCGTCGGGATCGACGTGGACGGAGGCTTCGCCGAGCTCGTCCGGGTCCCGACGCGCTGCTGCTGGCCGGCGCCGGCCGCCGTCGCCGACGAGGACCTGCTGCTCACCGAGCCGCTCGCCGTCGTCGTGCGGGCGGTGAACCGCGGCGCGCCGAGAGCGGGCGAGACCGCCGCCGTGGTCGGCGGGGGGACGCTCGGCCTCCTGGCGCTCCAGGTCCTCCGCGCGCGCGGCGCGCGGGTCCTCGTCGCGAGCCGCACCGACCGGCGCCTGGCGCTCGCGGGCGAGCTCGGCGCCGAGGCGACCCACGCGCTCGCCGGCGGGCCGCTCGACGCCGCCGCGCGCCGCTTCTCGGGGCGCGAGGGCGTGGACCTCGTCGTCGAAACGGCGGGGACGGCGGAGGCGGTCACCCAGGCCCTCACGCTGGTGAGGCCGGGCGGGCGCGTCGTCCTGACCGGGCTTCCCCACGAGCCGACCGCCGTCGCCTTCTTCAGCGTCGTGCGGCGCGAGGTGACGATCACCGGCTCGATGATCTACCAGGACGAGTTCCCCGAGGCGCTGCGCCTCATCGCGGCGGGCGCGGTCCGGACGCGCCCGCTCGTCACCCATCGCTTCAAGCTCGACATGATCCGCGACGCGTTCACCGCGCACGCCGACCCGAGCTCGATCAAGGTCGCCCTGGAGATCTGA